Proteins from one Ramlibacter sp. PS4R-6 genomic window:
- the mnmA gene encoding tRNA 2-thiouridine(34) synthase MnmA, which yields MKAKSRVVVGLSGGVDSAVSAHLLKAQGYEVVAIFMKNWEDDDDDEYCSSRQDFLDAASVADVLGIEIEHVNFAAEYKDRVFAEFLREYQAGRTPNPDVLCNAEIKFKAFLDHAMRLGAEKIATGHYARVRENEGRFELLKGLDDTKDQSYFLHRLTQQQLSKTLFPVGELRKSEVRRIAAEIGLPNAKKKDSTGICFIGERPFREFLNRYIVKEPGPIKDENGRTIGQHQGLSFYTLGQRQGLGIGGVKRKGRENSESTRDRASSGSGDHEPWYVARKDLEKNTLWVVQGHDHPWLQSLALDADDASWVAGAAPREGEYGSKTRYRQADAPCVLARDANGAFHLDFPQPQWAVTPGQSAVLYDGDVCLGGGVISAKA from the coding sequence ATGAAAGCGAAGTCGCGTGTCGTCGTGGGCTTGAGCGGAGGCGTGGACTCCGCGGTGAGCGCGCACCTGCTCAAGGCGCAGGGCTACGAGGTCGTCGCGATCTTCATGAAGAACTGGGAAGACGACGACGATGACGAGTACTGCTCGTCACGCCAGGACTTCCTCGACGCCGCCTCGGTCGCCGACGTGCTGGGCATCGAGATCGAGCATGTCAACTTCGCCGCCGAGTACAAGGACCGTGTGTTCGCCGAGTTCCTGCGCGAGTACCAGGCTGGCCGCACGCCCAACCCCGACGTGCTGTGCAATGCCGAGATCAAGTTCAAGGCCTTCCTCGACCATGCGATGCGCCTCGGCGCCGAGAAGATCGCGACGGGCCATTACGCCCGCGTGCGCGAGAACGAAGGCCGCTTCGAATTGCTCAAGGGCCTAGACGACACCAAGGACCAGAGCTACTTCCTGCACCGCCTGACGCAGCAGCAGCTGTCGAAGACGCTCTTTCCCGTCGGCGAGCTGCGCAAGAGCGAGGTGCGCCGCATCGCGGCCGAGATCGGCCTGCCCAATGCGAAGAAGAAGGATTCGACGGGCATCTGCTTCATCGGCGAGCGGCCCTTCCGCGAGTTCCTCAACCGCTACATCGTCAAGGAGCCGGGCCCGATCAAGGACGAGAACGGCCGCACGATCGGCCAGCACCAGGGCCTGTCGTTCTACACGCTGGGGCAGCGCCAGGGCCTGGGCATCGGCGGCGTGAAGCGGAAAGGGCGCGAGAACAGCGAGTCGACGCGCGACCGCGCGTCGAGCGGCAGCGGCGATCACGAGCCGTGGTACGTCGCGCGGAAGGACCTCGAGAAGAACACACTGTGGGTCGTGCAAGGCCACGACCATCCCTGGCTGCAATCGCTGGCGCTCGACGCCGACGACGCGAGCTGGGTCGCGGGCGCTGCGCCGCGCGAAGGCGAATACGGGTCGAAGACGCGCTACCGCCAGGCCGATGCGCCCTGCGTGCTCGCGCGCGACGCCAACGGCGCGTTCCACCTCGACTTTCCGCAGCCGCAGTGGGCGGTGACGCCGGGCCAGTCGGCGGTGCTGTACGACGGCGACGTGTGCCTGGGCGGCGGCGTCATCAGCGCGAAGGCATGA
- a CDS encoding serine hydrolase domain-containing protein: MAESQWQEFDGKRYAGGRASEPRDLGWMRGAPPPADKRITFESDAFYDFPQIRWTLSHAREIAPTASIWRGNGTPSRLERAEAKGDVDALAFSDLNGTQRRFDEALYDTYTDGIVVLHRGRIVYERYFGELQDHVPHSCFSITKSYAATLCAALVHEGVLDADKTIPHYLPEMGGSAFGDAPLRLVMDMQTGLDYTEVYADRTSSIWEYARAAGLRPRPPGYAGATFVTDYLPKLRKQGEHGQAFAYKTVNTEVMSWVMARVTGRSLVQLLHERLWAPLGCEEDGYIIVDPAGTPMGGGGLSATLRDLARFGELMRREGDWHGKQVVPAAVVHDTQRGDSPAKFAKAGYTLLPGYSYRNMWWVTHNELDAFEGRGIHGQRLYVAPKAEMVIARFASHPVAASSANDPITLPQFLALGRMLK; encoded by the coding sequence ATGGCCGAATCGCAATGGCAGGAGTTCGACGGCAAGCGCTACGCCGGCGGGCGCGCCTCGGAGCCGCGCGACCTGGGCTGGATGCGCGGCGCACCGCCGCCGGCCGACAAGCGCATCACCTTCGAGAGCGACGCCTTCTACGACTTCCCGCAGATCCGCTGGACGCTGTCGCACGCGCGCGAGATCGCGCCGACCGCTTCCATCTGGCGCGGCAACGGCACGCCCTCGCGCCTGGAGCGCGCCGAGGCGAAGGGCGACGTGGACGCGCTCGCCTTCAGCGACCTGAACGGCACGCAGCGGCGCTTCGACGAGGCGCTGTACGACACCTACACCGACGGCATCGTGGTGCTGCACCGTGGCCGCATCGTCTACGAGCGCTACTTCGGCGAACTGCAGGACCATGTGCCGCACAGCTGCTTCTCGATCACCAAGTCGTACGCCGCGACGCTGTGCGCCGCGCTCGTGCACGAGGGCGTGCTAGACGCGGACAAGACCATCCCGCATTACCTGCCCGAGATGGGCGGCTCCGCGTTCGGCGACGCGCCGCTGCGCCTCGTGATGGACATGCAGACGGGCCTGGACTACACGGAGGTGTACGCCGACCGCACGTCCAGCATCTGGGAGTACGCGCGCGCGGCGGGCCTGCGCCCGCGCCCGCCGGGATACGCCGGCGCCACCTTCGTCACCGACTACCTGCCCAAATTGCGCAAGCAGGGCGAGCACGGCCAGGCCTTCGCGTACAAGACCGTCAACACCGAGGTCATGAGCTGGGTGATGGCGCGCGTCACCGGCCGCTCGCTGGTGCAGCTGCTGCACGAGCGGCTGTGGGCGCCGCTCGGCTGCGAGGAAGACGGCTACATCATCGTTGACCCGGCAGGCACGCCGATGGGCGGAGGCGGCCTGTCGGCCACGCTGCGCGACCTGGCGCGCTTCGGCGAGCTGATGCGGCGCGAAGGCGACTGGCACGGCAAGCAGGTGGTGCCTGCCGCCGTCGTGCACGACACCCAGCGCGGCGACAGCCCCGCGAAATTCGCGAAGGCCGGCTACACGCTCTTGCCCGGCTACTCGTACCGCAACATGTGGTGGGTCACGCACAACGAGCTGGACGCGTTCGAGGGCCGCGGCATCCACGGCCAGCGCCTGTACGTCGCGCCGAAGGCCGAGATGGTGATCGCGCGCTTCGCATCGCACCCGGTGGCCGCGAGCTCGGCCAACGACCCGATCACGCTGCCGCAGTTCCTCGCGCTGGGCCGGATGCTGAAGTAG
- a CDS encoding SDR family NAD(P)-dependent oxidoreductase — MDSTFKGLRVAITGGTSGLGLALVDQLHRAGAQVAFVARDAHRVSAVALRRPGTHGIAGDVARKETIHALAMQVGTALGGLDILINNASVLGPVPLAPLADTECEDFEAALQANLLGPFRLTKALLGALAASAREGRPAIVVNISSDAGVNAYANWGAYGASKAAVAHMSRIWDEELKEHGIRVIEHEPGDMDTPMHALALPDADRSSLKRPEQSARELLVRVAQLVGEAQQVTA; from the coding sequence ATGGACAGCACTTTCAAGGGATTGCGGGTCGCCATCACCGGCGGGACTTCGGGCCTGGGCCTCGCGCTGGTCGACCAGCTGCATCGCGCCGGCGCGCAAGTCGCGTTCGTCGCCCGTGACGCGCACCGCGTCAGCGCCGTCGCGCTGCGGCGCCCCGGCACGCACGGCATCGCGGGCGACGTGGCCCGGAAGGAAACCATCCACGCGCTGGCGATGCAGGTGGGCACGGCGCTGGGCGGCCTGGACATCCTCATCAACAACGCCTCGGTGCTGGGGCCGGTTCCGCTCGCGCCGCTGGCCGACACCGAATGCGAGGACTTCGAGGCGGCGCTGCAGGCCAACCTGCTCGGGCCGTTCCGCCTGACGAAGGCGCTGCTCGGCGCGCTGGCCGCGTCGGCACGCGAAGGCCGCCCGGCCATCGTCGTCAACATCTCCAGCGACGCCGGCGTGAATGCCTATGCGAACTGGGGCGCCTACGGCGCGAGCAAGGCGGCCGTCGCGCACATGAGCCGCATCTGGGACGAGGAGCTGAAGGAGCACGGCATCCGCGTGATCGAGCACGAGCCGGGCGACATGGACACGCCCATGCATGCGCTCGCGCTGCCCGATGCCGACCGCTCCTCGCTCAAACGCCCGGAACAATCGGCGCGCGAGCTGCTCGTGCGCGTCGCGCAGCTGGTGGGCGAAGCCCAGCAGGTGACCGCATGA
- a CDS encoding MFS transporter — protein sequence MTAGERRASASLAMIFAARMLGLFLVLPVFALEAARYPGGDDPARVGLAMGIYGLTQGVLQIPFGFASDRLGRKRVIAFGLLVFAAGSFAAAMASSLEGLIFGRALQGMGAVSAAVTALLADQTRDEVRTKAMAMVGASIGLMFALSLVAAPVLAAGIGLAGLFALTGVLALACIAVIAWWTPPEPVQHRNTPRGKLSEVLSHAGLLRLDAGVFILHAVQLAMWVAIPALLVQAGLEKQHHWWVYLPAVLASFVVMSLTLFPLERRGHLRAVFLASVGVVALVQLGLLWVASAPGVVSLALLLFVFFCGFNVLEASQPSMASRIAPPHARGAALGVYNTLQSVGFFAGGAVGGWLAKNVGYSGLFATCAALMLLWLVVAWPMQAPAPRNSVEEVLADDADAQAT from the coding sequence ATGACCGCCGGCGAGCGGCGCGCCAGCGCGTCGCTCGCGATGATCTTCGCCGCCCGCATGCTCGGGCTCTTCCTCGTGCTGCCGGTGTTCGCGCTCGAAGCGGCGCGCTACCCGGGCGGGGACGACCCCGCGCGCGTCGGCCTCGCGATGGGCATCTACGGCCTGACGCAGGGCGTGCTGCAGATCCCCTTCGGCTTCGCGTCCGACCGGCTGGGCCGCAAGCGCGTGATCGCCTTCGGGCTGCTCGTGTTCGCGGCCGGCAGTTTCGCCGCGGCGATGGCTTCGAGCCTGGAAGGGCTCATCTTCGGCCGCGCGCTGCAAGGCATGGGCGCGGTGTCGGCGGCGGTGACCGCGCTGCTGGCCGACCAGACGCGCGACGAGGTGCGCACCAAGGCGATGGCGATGGTGGGCGCGAGCATCGGGCTGATGTTCGCGCTGTCGCTCGTCGCTGCGCCGGTGCTCGCGGCGGGCATCGGCCTGGCGGGCCTCTTCGCCCTGACCGGCGTGCTGGCGCTGGCGTGCATCGCCGTGATCGCGTGGTGGACGCCGCCGGAGCCGGTGCAGCATCGCAACACCCCGCGCGGCAAGTTGTCGGAAGTGCTCTCGCACGCCGGCCTGCTGCGCCTGGACGCGGGTGTGTTCATCCTGCACGCGGTGCAGCTGGCGATGTGGGTCGCGATCCCGGCGCTGCTGGTGCAGGCGGGCCTGGAAAAGCAGCATCACTGGTGGGTCTACCTGCCGGCGGTGCTGGCGTCCTTCGTCGTCATGTCGCTCACGCTGTTCCCGCTGGAGCGCCGCGGCCACCTGCGCGCGGTGTTCCTCGCGTCGGTCGGCGTGGTCGCGCTGGTGCAGCTGGGCCTGCTGTGGGTGGCGAGCGCGCCCGGCGTCGTGTCGCTGGCGCTGCTGCTGTTCGTGTTCTTCTGCGGCTTCAACGTGCTGGAGGCCAGCCAGCCCAGCATGGCCTCGCGCATCGCGCCGCCGCATGCGCGCGGCGCCGCGCTCGGTGTCTACAACACCCTCCAATCGGTGGGCTTCTTCGCGGGGGGCGCGGTCGGCGGATGGCTGGCGAAGAACGTTGGTTACTCAGGCCTGTTCGCGACGTGCGCGGCGCTGATGCTGCTGTGGCTCGTCGTGGCCTGGCCCATGCAGGCGCCCGCGCCGCGGAATTCCGTCGAGGAAGTGCTCGCGGACGACGCCGACGCGCAGGCTACATAA
- a CDS encoding ExbD/TolR family protein has protein sequence MGVRFPHQMPEPDDGLMATINTTPLVDVMLVLLIIFLIAVPVFSSSIAVSLPREGTQGIDEKPQDIIVTVDAQGAVYWFDTPVANTPRLAQQLAQEAVRQPQPELHIRADARADYQAIGQVVYAAQQAGIAKIGFLTEPPP, from the coding sequence ATGGGCGTGCGCTTCCCGCACCAGATGCCCGAGCCGGACGACGGGCTGATGGCCACCATCAACACCACGCCGCTGGTGGACGTGATGCTGGTGCTGCTCATCATCTTCCTGATCGCCGTGCCCGTGTTCAGCAGCTCCATCGCCGTGAGCCTGCCGCGGGAGGGCACGCAGGGCATCGACGAAAAGCCGCAGGACATCATCGTCACCGTCGACGCGCAGGGCGCGGTGTACTGGTTCGACACGCCGGTGGCGAACACGCCGCGTCTCGCGCAACAGCTGGCGCAGGAGGCGGTGCGCCAGCCGCAGCCCGAGCTGCACATCCGCGCCGACGCGCGCGCCGACTACCAGGCCATCGGGCAGGTGGTGTATGCCGCGCAGCAGGCCGGCATCGCGAAGATCGGCTTCCTCACGGAGCCGCCGCCATGA
- a CDS encoding S-adenosylmethionine:tRNA ribosyltransferase-isomerase: protein MKAAHRPEQRPRGAKLLAVDAAGAIRHMDRSQLAELLQPGDVLVANDAATLPASLHGTDVRTGREIEIRLAARKSLDVDDVREFTAVVFGEGDHRTPTELRPMPPALEAGDVLALGPLRAAVLALLGHPRLVQVRFTGEPDAIWAGLARHGKPVQYAHMHEPLKLWDVWTRVAALPVAFEPPSAGFVLDWSLLAAMRRKGVVFATLTHAAGLSSTGDAGLDARLPLDEPYLIPAATVRAIRDAKEQGGRVVALGTTVVRALEHAAARGVLHPGPGLANQKIGPHTRLAVVDAIVSGTHEPGTSHYELLRAFAPDGVLRAASAELEAHGYLTHEFGDSVWIEHFAENRRFPAAASGTVPALSAP from the coding sequence ATGAAGGCCGCGCACCGGCCCGAGCAGCGCCCCCGCGGCGCGAAGCTGCTCGCCGTCGATGCGGCGGGCGCGATCCGCCACATGGACCGTTCGCAGCTCGCCGAACTGCTGCAGCCCGGCGACGTGCTCGTCGCAAACGACGCGGCGACCTTGCCCGCGAGCCTGCACGGCACCGACGTGCGCACGGGCCGCGAGATCGAGATTCGCCTGGCCGCGCGCAAGTCGCTGGACGTGGACGACGTGCGCGAGTTCACGGCCGTCGTCTTCGGCGAAGGCGACCACCGCACGCCGACCGAGCTGCGGCCGATGCCGCCCGCGCTCGAAGCCGGCGACGTGCTGGCGCTGGGCCCGCTTCGCGCGGCTGTGCTGGCGTTGCTCGGCCACCCTCGCTTGGTGCAGGTCCGCTTCACCGGCGAGCCCGATGCGATCTGGGCCGGCCTCGCGCGCCACGGCAAGCCCGTGCAGTACGCGCACATGCACGAGCCGCTGAAGCTGTGGGACGTGTGGACGCGCGTGGCCGCGCTGCCGGTGGCCTTCGAGCCGCCCTCGGCGGGTTTCGTGCTCGACTGGTCGCTGTTGGCCGCGATGCGGCGCAAGGGCGTGGTGTTCGCGACGCTGACGCATGCGGCCGGCCTGTCGTCCACCGGCGATGCGGGGTTGGACGCGCGCCTGCCGCTGGACGAGCCCTACCTGATCCCTGCCGCGACCGTGCGCGCGATCCGCGATGCGAAAGAGCAGGGCGGCCGCGTGGTGGCGCTCGGCACGACGGTCGTGCGCGCGCTCGAACACGCGGCTGCGCGGGGCGTCCTGCATCCCGGCCCTGGCCTGGCCAACCAGAAGATCGGGCCGCACACGCGACTGGCCGTCGTTGATGCCATCGTCAGCGGCACGCACGAGCCGGGCACCAGCCACTACGAGCTGCTGCGCGCCTTCGCACCGGACGGCGTGCTGCGCGCGGCCAGCGCCGAGCTCGAAGCCCATGGCTACCTGACGCACGAGTTCGGCGATTCGGTGTGGATCGAACACTTCGCGGAGAATCGCAGGTTTCCGGCCGCTGCCAGCGGTACGGTTCCTGCACTCTCCGCCCCGTGA
- the ssb gene encoding single-stranded DNA-binding protein → MASVNKIIIVGNLGRDPEVRTFPSGDRVANVTIATTDKWKDKTSGEMKEHTEWHRVVFNGRLAEIAGEYLRKGSQAYVEGSLRTRKYTDKDGNERSITEVRADTLQLLGSRQGMGSPSGDDDGASRRAAPPSRQQPAAGKPASKSTGFDDMDDDIPF, encoded by the coding sequence ATGGCTTCGGTCAACAAGATCATCATCGTCGGCAACCTCGGGCGCGACCCCGAGGTGCGCACCTTCCCCAGCGGCGACCGCGTCGCCAACGTCACCATCGCCACCACCGACAAGTGGAAGGACAAGACGTCCGGCGAGATGAAGGAACACACGGAGTGGCACCGCGTGGTCTTCAACGGCCGGCTGGCGGAGATCGCCGGCGAGTACCTGCGCAAGGGCTCGCAGGCCTATGTCGAGGGCAGCCTGCGCACGCGCAAGTACACCGACAAGGACGGCAACGAGCGCAGCATCACCGAGGTGCGCGCCGACACGCTGCAGCTGCTGGGCAGCCGCCAGGGCATGGGCAGCCCCTCGGGCGACGACGACGGCGCCAGCCGCCGCGCCGCGCCGCCGTCGCGCCAGCAACCCGCGGCGGGCAAGCCCGCGTCGAAGTCCACGGGCTTCGACGACATGGACGACGACATCCCGTTCTGA
- a CDS encoding helix-turn-helix domain-containing protein, with protein sequence MEEASGSPAASHLARNLVNLRRTRGLTQDMLARESGVPRSTIANLESGEGNPSLAVLVKVAQALAVPIDELLASPRAMVRHWAADEVALRTKGRGVDIRPLVPEPVPDSQMEVMDFAPGALMGGTPHLPGTREFFTCLAGRVKITVAGDAFEVGTGEVLAFPGNLPHSYQNLDGVATARGVSVVILAKAGV encoded by the coding sequence ATGGAAGAGGCATCCGGCAGCCCCGCCGCGTCCCACCTCGCGCGCAACCTGGTCAACCTGCGCCGCACGCGCGGCCTGACGCAGGACATGCTGGCGCGCGAGTCGGGCGTGCCGCGCTCGACCATCGCCAACCTCGAATCGGGCGAGGGCAACCCGTCGTTGGCGGTGCTGGTGAAGGTGGCGCAGGCGCTGGCGGTGCCGATCGACGAGCTGCTGGCGTCGCCGCGCGCGATGGTGCGGCACTGGGCCGCCGACGAAGTCGCCCTGCGCACCAAGGGCCGCGGCGTGGACATCCGGCCGCTGGTGCCCGAGCCCGTGCCCGATTCGCAGATGGAGGTGATGGATTTCGCGCCTGGCGCCCTCATGGGCGGCACGCCGCACCTGCCGGGCACGCGCGAGTTCTTCACCTGCCTCGCCGGCCGCGTGAAGATCACCGTGGCCGGCGACGCGTTCGAGGTCGGCACGGGCGAGGTGCTGGCGTTTCCCGGCAACCTGCCGCACTCCTACCAGAACCTCGACGGCGTGGCGACCGCGCGCGGCGTGTCGGTCGTGATCCTCGCCAAGGCCGGCGTCTAG
- a CDS encoding ExbD/TolR family protein, producing the protein MIPLGSDEGDAEVMVEINTTPLVDVLLVLLVMLIITIPIQLHAVSLEMPSPGAPQPPGEPKIVQLDVTPNGAFTWNGEFVADRGELDARLREAASQPDQPEIHLRPDARAKYEAVAAALASAQRLGLQKIGLVGSEQFAR; encoded by the coding sequence ATGATCCCGCTGGGCAGCGACGAAGGCGACGCCGAGGTGATGGTGGAGATCAACACCACGCCGCTGGTGGACGTGCTGCTGGTGCTGCTGGTGATGCTCATCATCACGATCCCCATCCAGCTGCATGCGGTGAGCCTGGAGATGCCCAGCCCCGGCGCGCCGCAACCGCCGGGCGAACCGAAGATCGTGCAGCTCGACGTCACGCCCAACGGCGCGTTCACCTGGAACGGCGAATTCGTCGCCGATCGCGGCGAGCTGGATGCGCGCCTGCGCGAGGCGGCGTCGCAGCCCGACCAGCCGGAGATCCACCTGCGCCCCGACGCCCGCGCGAAGTACGAGGCGGTGGCGGCCGCGCTGGCCAGCGCGCAACGGCTGGGCCTGCAGAAGATCGGCCTGGTCGGCTCCGAACAATTCGCGCGCTAG
- a CDS encoding NUDIX hydrolase — MPASRWNPRVTVAAVIEKDGRFLLIEEETALGLKLNTPAGHLEPGETPAQGCAREVLEEAAHDFTPTAFLGVYLARSRKNTTGEDQTYLRLAFCGELGAHHAGRALDDGIVRTLWMTADEVRKSAARHRSPLVLKCIEDYIAGVRHPLSAVHSDPSLLKVPAPARGERE; from the coding sequence ATGCCCGCCTCCCGCTGGAACCCGCGCGTGACCGTGGCCGCCGTGATCGAGAAGGACGGCCGCTTCCTCCTGATCGAGGAAGAGACGGCCCTCGGCCTGAAGTTGAACACCCCCGCCGGCCACCTCGAGCCCGGCGAGACGCCGGCGCAGGGCTGCGCGCGCGAGGTGCTGGAGGAAGCCGCGCACGACTTCACGCCCACCGCCTTCCTCGGCGTGTACCTGGCGCGCTCGCGCAAGAACACCACCGGCGAGGACCAGACGTACCTGCGCCTGGCGTTCTGCGGCGAGCTCGGCGCGCACCATGCGGGCCGCGCGCTGGACGACGGCATCGTGCGCACGCTGTGGATGACGGCCGACGAGGTGCGCAAGAGCGCCGCGCGCCACCGCAGCCCGCTGGTGCTGAAGTGCATCGAGGACTACATCGCCGGCGTGCGCCATCCGCTCAGTGCCGTGCACAGCGACCCGAGCCTGCTGAAGGTGCCGGCGCCCGCGCGCGGCGAGCGCGAATAG
- a CDS encoding MotA/TolQ/ExbB proton channel family protein: MRSIPAFVLRSAFALYASAFTALALAQASAPAASQPVLPAIKAPAAVANPYGLQAMWAQGDWVARVTILILAIMSLASWYVLIRKLIVQSRMGGQGRAANATFWKADTVRQGTEALQKGSPYRFIAESALEATRKHDGLIGQVDLNTWVAQSIERAIAAVHSRTQEGLAVLATVGSTAPFVGLFGTVWGIYNALVRIGASGQASIDKVAGPVGEALIMTALGLAVAVPAVLGYNWLVRRNRVAMDDVRAFGSDLHTVLLAAAAKRG, from the coding sequence ATGCGATCCATTCCCGCCTTCGTCCTTCGCAGTGCCTTCGCCCTGTACGCCAGCGCCTTCACGGCACTGGCGCTCGCGCAGGCTTCGGCGCCCGCGGCTTCGCAGCCGGTTCTGCCCGCCATCAAGGCGCCCGCCGCCGTCGCCAATCCCTACGGCCTGCAGGCGATGTGGGCGCAAGGCGACTGGGTGGCGCGCGTCACCATCCTGATCCTCGCGATCATGTCGCTGGCCAGCTGGTACGTCCTCATCCGCAAATTGATCGTGCAGTCGCGCATGGGCGGGCAGGGCCGCGCGGCCAACGCGACCTTCTGGAAGGCGGACACCGTGCGCCAGGGCACCGAGGCGCTGCAAAAGGGCAGCCCCTACCGCTTCATCGCCGAGTCGGCGCTCGAAGCCACGCGCAAGCACGACGGCCTGATCGGCCAGGTGGACCTGAACACCTGGGTGGCGCAAAGCATCGAGCGCGCCATCGCCGCCGTGCACAGCCGCACGCAGGAAGGGCTCGCGGTGCTGGCCACCGTCGGTTCCACCGCGCCCTTCGTCGGCCTGTTCGGCACGGTCTGGGGCATCTACAACGCACTCGTGCGCATCGGCGCTTCGGGCCAGGCGTCGATCGACAAGGTCGCGGGCCCGGTGGGCGAGGCGCTGATCATGACGGCGCTGGGTCTCGCGGTCGCGGTGCCGGCGGTGCTCGGCTACAACTGGCTGGTGCGGCGCAACCGCGTGGCGATGGACGACGTGCGCGCCTTCGGCTCCGACCTGCACACCGTGCTGCTTGCGGCCGCCGCCAAGCGCGGCTGA
- a CDS encoding diguanylate cyclase, producing MPDAPLFLLMYVVYPLWVLAGLADWACHRATGIATTSGIKESLMHWLMYAEIGVGMVAVAFFETNAGVLAIVLAVFLVHEATVYWDLDYTTVLRDVGPFEQMVHSFLELLPLVSLGLLAVIAWPHGPELSLRPRAEPLPPDYLLVAAAASVLFNALPLLQETWSCLRSRTRASPAPR from the coding sequence GTGCCGGACGCGCCCTTGTTCCTGCTGATGTACGTGGTGTACCCGCTGTGGGTGCTCGCGGGCCTGGCTGACTGGGCCTGCCACCGCGCGACCGGCATCGCCACCACCAGTGGCATCAAAGAAAGCCTGATGCACTGGCTGATGTACGCGGAGATCGGCGTGGGCATGGTGGCCGTCGCCTTCTTCGAGACCAACGCCGGCGTGCTGGCGATCGTGCTCGCAGTGTTCCTCGTGCACGAGGCCACGGTGTACTGGGACCTGGACTACACCACGGTGCTGCGCGACGTCGGCCCCTTCGAGCAGATGGTGCACAGCTTCCTCGAGCTGCTGCCGCTGGTGTCGCTGGGGCTGCTGGCGGTGATCGCGTGGCCGCACGGCCCCGAGCTGTCGCTGCGGCCCCGGGCCGAGCCCCTGCCGCCGGACTATCTCTTGGTGGCCGCCGCGGCCAGCGTGCTCTTCAACGCGCTGCCGCTCTTGCAGGAGACCTGGTCGTGCCTCAGGTCTCGTACTCGGGCGAGCCCTGCACCCAGATGA
- a CDS encoding DUF456 domain-containing protein: protein MDPSIGWLLSIVLIAVGFAGIVLPALPGTILILAGIFAGAWADGFARIGWVALTVCTVLALLSWVLDYAAAVLGAKRAGASKLALWGAAIGTVVGIFMGFVGIFFMPLVGAAIGELIARRNHGQALRVGIATWIGLLAGMLGKLLLALVMVGIYVVALFV, encoded by the coding sequence ATGGATCCCTCGATCGGCTGGCTCCTCAGCATCGTGCTCATCGCCGTGGGCTTCGCGGGCATCGTGCTGCCCGCGCTGCCGGGGACGATCCTGATCCTCGCCGGCATCTTCGCTGGCGCGTGGGCCGACGGCTTCGCGCGCATCGGCTGGGTCGCGCTCACCGTGTGCACGGTGCTCGCGCTGCTGTCGTGGGTGCTCGACTACGCCGCGGCGGTGCTGGGCGCCAAGCGCGCCGGCGCCAGCAAGCTCGCGCTGTGGGGCGCGGCGATCGGCACGGTGGTGGGCATCTTCATGGGCTTCGTCGGCATCTTCTTCATGCCACTGGTCGGCGCGGCTATCGGCGAGCTCATCGCGCGCCGCAACCACGGGCAGGCGCTGCGCGTGGGCATCGCCACCTGGATCGGCCTGCTCGCGGGGATGCTGGGCAAGCTGCTGCTCGCCCTGGTGATGGTCGGGATCTACGTCGTCGCGCTCTTCGTCTAG